In Prunus dulcis unplaced genomic scaffold, ALMONDv2, whole genome shotgun sequence, one DNA window encodes the following:
- the LOC117613097 gene encoding protein FAR1-RELATED SEQUENCE 5-like encodes METSSKISKNPLSGLGLECDLGNELMQLHVFGCKTVIRGAIIDLSMKGSGKMDRGLETSNGGCSDSGYLGGCERSSHRAPTTETGHMSVQHMVSQSSDDNDVDMIAPRKEDVMGKEFKTIELAEEYYMSYAKGIGFSVRKDKLVRNAEGKICRRRWCCSKEGLRNEKFNDRSDRIRPPKPITRENCSAHFWVGYEKKRDVYVVTNFEPHHNHQLVTPLESPYLRCNRVVRNSDLAQAALVRTCQTYEYMVDQCGGYLNVGFQIKDLYNKLDASRREILLDGDTEAALSYLKAKGAMDPEFFCKFSVDEENRLGNLFWRDSTSLLDYIAYGDVLIFDSTYKTNVYDKPLVLFVGSNNYRSTVMFGCALLQDETFETYKWLLETFMASMKDKKPISILTDGDEAMRKAIDDVFPMSNHRLCSWHVSRNAQNNLKDDELVRNFQACIWEPFALDEFEKKWEVLRERARTPKQKEWLEMMYAKSDSWAESCLRGKFFSGMCTTQRVESMNKYVKDYLRKGVKLFECIPAIDRAMLRLRNTTAKDGFNAKYSTPVLKTALTKLEQQASLIYTHRCFVLVRHEIESCSALIHDNVMHNFGGRVYVLSKYGEPHNKWTCVYHGGEKIRIQCGCRKYESEGIPCCHLFYVMKCEHLTEIPPALIMKRWTKRAQTDTCREFISKGEDTTNEVVEMARYGSLSVMSNKVCFYASKSANGYAMLTNEFSRWEGICEGLRQKEEETSLKLGSAEQCPSNIVKDPNIVKTKGSQARQGGTRKRRQCQLCRGYGHTKRNCSQRNLHPSRNAGVNIPSDPTGSTPNSDDGFSFDNDSVIDKMLSYD; translated from the exons ATGGAAACATCAAGTAAGATTTCAAAGAACCCTCTTTCTGGTTTAGGACTTGAATGTGATTTGGGTAATGAGTtgatgcaattgcatgtttttGGTTGCAAAACAGTTATACGTGGTGCAATTATTGACCTGA GCATGAAGGGGTCTGGTAAGATGGACAGGGGTCTAGAGACATCAAATGGTGGTTGTAGTGATTCAGGGTATCTGGGTGGTTGTGAAAGGTCGAGTCATAGGGCACCGACAACAGAGACTGGGCATATGTCGGTCCAACATATGGTTAGTCAAAGCAGTGATGATAATGATGTTGACATGATTGCACCGAGGAAAGAAGATGTTATGGGGAAAGAGTTTAAAACGATAGAATTAGCAGAAGAATATTATATGAGTTATGCAAAGGGCATTGGATTTAGCGTGAGAAAAGACAAATTGGTGCGAAATGCGGAAGGGAAAATATGTAGGAGACGGTGGTGTTGTTCTAAAGAAGGTTTGAGAAATGAGAAGTTTAATGATCGATCAGATAGGATTCGACCACCAAAGCCAATTACAAGAGAGAATTGTTCTGCCCATTTTTGGGTGGGTTATGAGAAGAAACGTGACGTTTACGTCGTTACAAATTTTGAACCACATCACAATCATCAACTAGTTACTCCACTTGAATCACCATATCTCCGATGTAACCGTGTTGTTCGAAATTCTGATTTAGCACAAGCAGCATTGGTTAGAACATGTCAAACATATGAGTATATGGTCGACCAATGTGGCGGGTATTTAAATGTTGGTTTTCAAATAAAGGATCTGTACAATAAGTTGGATGCATCACGGAGGGAAATTTTGCTCGACGGTGACACAGAAGCTGCACTATCTTACTTGAAAGCGAAAGGAGCAATGGATCCAGAATTCTTTTGTAAGTTCAGTGTTGACGAGGAAAATAGGCTTGGTAATTTGTTTTGGAGGGACTCCACTTCACTTTTGGATTACATTGCCTACGGGGACGTCCTCATATTTGACAGCACGTACAAAACAAATGTTTATGACAAGCCCCTAGTGTTGTTTGTTGGTTCGAACAACTACCGTTCTACTGTAATGTTTGGTTGTGCATTATTGCAGGACGAGACATTTGAAACTTACAAGTGGTTATTGGAAACATTCATGGCATCCATGAAAGATAAGAAgccaatatcaatattgacggATGGCGATGAGGCAATGCGTAAAGCCATTGATGATGTGTTTCCCATGTCTAACCATCGGTTGTGCTCATGGCATGTGTCAAGGAATGCACAAAATAACTTGAAGGATGATGAATTGGTAAGAAATTTTCAGGCATGTATTTGGGAACCATTTGCATTGGACGAGTTTGAGAAGAAATGGGAGGTTCTAAGGGAAAGAGCGAGGACTccgaaacaaaaagaatggtTGGAAATGATGTATGCAAAAAGTGACTCATGGGCTGAATCATGTTTGAGAGGAAAGTTTTTCAGTGGTATGTGCACCACTCAACGCGTGGAGTCTATGAACAAGTATGTGAAAGATTACTTGAGGAAAGGTGTGAAGTTGTTTGAATGTATTCCAGCAATTGATAGGGCTATGTTACGTCTTAGGAATACCACGGCAAAGGATGGTTTCAACGCAAAGTACTCAACACCAGTCCTTAAAACCGCATTGACAAAACTCGAGCAACAAGCTTCTTTGATTTACACGCATAGATGCTTTGTATTGGTTCGTCATGAGATCGAATCTTGTTCAGCACTCATCCATGATAATGTGATGCATAATTTTGGAGGTCGTGTATACGTATTGTCAAAATATGGTGAACCGCATAATAAATGGACTTGTGTTTACCACGGTGGGGAAAAGATACGGATACAGTGTGGATGCCGGAAATATGAAAGTGAAGGGATCCCGTGTTGCCACCTGTTTTATGTAATGAAGTGCGAGCACCTTACGGAAATTCCTCCAGCACTCATAATGAAGAGATGGACAAAGAGGGCCCAAACTGATACATGTAGGGAATTTATCAGCAAAGGCGAAGACACTACCAACGAAGTTGTAGAAATGGCGAGGTATGGAAGTTTAAGTGTTATGtcaaacaaagtttgtttttATGCATCAAAGAGTGCAAATGGTTATGCCATGTTGACGAATGAGTTTAGTAGATGGGAGGGAATTTGTGAAGGCTTACggcaaaaggaagaagagacgAGTCTGAAATTGGGTAGCGCTGAGCAATGTCCTTCAAATATTGTGAAAGATCCAAATATCGTTAAGACAAAAGGCAGTCAAGCAAGGCAGGGTGGAACGCGCAAGCGTCGACAATGTCAATTGTGTCGCGGATATGGACATACAAAGCGTAATTGCTCTCAAAGAAACTTGCATCCAAGTAGAAATGCAGGTGTGAATATCCCATCAG ACCCAACTGGTTCTACCCCTAACAGTGACGATGGTTTCTCATTCGACAATG ATTCAGTGATAGACAAGATGCTTTCATATGATTga